A region of Oryctolagus cuniculus chromosome 3, mOryCun1.1, whole genome shotgun sequence DNA encodes the following proteins:
- the LOC138848945 gene encoding heterogeneous nuclear ribonucleoprotein A1-like: MKQPKPLCKACLLPLSAMLWEPGPASHNTEEHHFQDCFEQYGKIEVTEIMTDRDSGKKRGFAFVTFDDHDSADKIVIQKYHTVNGHNREVRKALLKQEMASASSTPRGRSGSGNFGGGCGGGFGGNDYSGHGGNFSGHSGVGGSQCGGGGYGGSGDGYNGFGNDGSNFGGGGSYNDFGNYNNLQILDPYKEEILEAEALAPMVAAANILPNHKIKVAMEVLAAAIAMAVAGFNNCHERKPEK; the protein is encoded by the coding sequence atgaagcagccgAAGCCGCTGTGTAAagcttgtttactccctctcagcgccatgttgtgggagccgggccctgcttcccacaacACTGAAGAGCATCACTTCCAAGATTGTTTTGAACAGTATGGGAAAATCGAGGTGACTGAGATCATGACTGACCGAGACAGTGGCAAGAAGAGGGGCTTTGCTTTTGTGACCTTTGATGACCATGACTCTGCGGATAAGATTGTCATTCAGAAATACCACACTGTGAATGGTCACAACCGTGAGGTAAGGAAGGCCCTgttgaagcaggagatggccagcGCTTCATCCACCCCGAGAGGTCGAAGTGGTTCTGGAAACTTTGGTGGTGGTTGTGGAGGTGGTTTTGGTGGCAATGACTACTCTGGTCATGGAGGAAACTTCAGTGGTCATAGTGGCGTTGGTGGCAGCcaatgtggtggtggtggttatggTGGCAGTGGGGATGGTTACAATGGATTTGGCAATGATGGAAGCAATTTTGGAGGTGGTGGAAGCTACAATGATTTTGGCAATTACAACAATCTTCAAATTTTGGACCCATACAAGGAGGAAATTTTGGAGGCAGAGGCTCTGGCCCCTATGGTGGCGGCAGCCAATATTTTGCCAAACCACAAAATCAAGGTGGCTATGGAGGTTCTAGCAGCAGCAATAGCTATGGCAGTGGCAGGTTTTAATAACTGCCATGAAAGAAAGCCAGAGAAGTGA